A window of Dietzia sp. ANT_WB102 genomic DNA:
TCGCGCGCACGGTTACCCGTCGCGCGGAGCGCTCGGCGTGGGCGGCCGTGGAGTCCAATTCGGAGACGACCTCGGTCCTTCCCGCGAAGTACCTCAACCGGTTGTCGGATCTGCTGTTCGTCCTGGGTCGCGTCGCGAACCCGGAGGGCGACGTCCTGTGGGTGCCCGGCGGCGAGCGCGGCTGAGCCGAGGCCACGGGCTGGCGGCCTCGCCGGCGCGCACCCGGGGCGGCGAGATCAAGGCGGCGTGATCAAGGCGGCGCAATCAGGGCAGCGCGCCCATGCGGCGCGCTGCGTTGACCGCCTCGAAACGGGTGTGCGCGTCGAGTTTCCGCATCACCGACCGCAGATAGCTCTTCACCGTCTCGGCGCCGATCCCCATGTCGGCGGCGGTCTCGATGTTGGTCTTGCCCTGCGCGACGCAGGCCAGCACGTCCAGCTCGCGGCGGGACAGCCGCGCGGTGGGCATCTCGGGCGGCGGGGAGACCATCTCAGCGCAGATGCGTTCGAGCTCGGCGCGCACGTCCGGATCCTCGGTGCGTGACGCGAGCATCCGCAGGCGGGCGTGCGTCTCGCGCATCCGCTCGTTGGACAGCACGTCGTCCCACCGGCCCTCGCCGGAGCCGGGTCCGACCGGGGCGGCGCCCCGGGCCGCCAACGCGTCGTTGACAGCAATCTCCTGTTCCAACGCACGGGCGGTCGCCGCCATCTGGTTGAGGACCTTCTCCCCGAACCGGACCGAAGAGTGGACGCCGGCGTAGATCACCGCGCGGACGTCCTTGCCCACCACCACGGGGATCGCCGCCATCGACCGCAGGCCCTCGGAGAGTACCGGGAGGTCGTACTCGTGGGTGATGACACCGGCCCGCGGGTAATCGGCAACGCCGACCGGTTTGCCGGTCGCCATGACCCGCCCGCCGACGCCGGCCCCGTAGTGGACCTTGAGATCCTTCATCGCCGAGGTCCGCATGCCGAGGGACTCGGACAGGACGAGCGTGTGGCCCT
This region includes:
- a CDS encoding LuxR C-terminal-related transcriptional regulator translates to MDEDSTGRGSNGAGDAQRRKRDLASVRSAIAALREATGIPVTIGGVVGEGHTLVLSESLGMRTSAMKDLKVHYGAGVGGRVMATGKPVGVADYPRAGVITHEYDLPVLSEGLRSMAAIPVVVGKDVRAVIYAGVHSSVRFGEKVLNQMAATARALEQEIAVNDALAARGAAPVGPGSGEGRWDDVLSNERMRETHARLRMLASRTEDPDVRAELERICAEMVSPPPEMPTARLSRRELDVLACVAQGKTNIETAADMGIGAETVKSYLRSVMRKLDAHTRFEAVNAARRMGALP